In the genome of Hymenobacter cellulosivorans, one region contains:
- a CDS encoding TROVE domain-containing protein: MRFNLPFRKAQPVLNHEGAVAYTLTPQLELYAAVATAALSDQFYEKADTRLQRLRDLVARNDPEFVARLAVYAREQLYLRTVPLVLTVELARLHQGDSLVSRLVARVVQRADEITELLAYYARANERAGVKTLNRLSKQVQKGLALSFNRFDGYQLAKYDRAGQVRLRDALFLVHPTARDVEQQALFDQLVHGTLPTPYTWETELSALGQQAFASPQERAAAFRATWETLISSGKLGYMALLRNLRNILDADVSAGAVERVCATLSNEQAVARAKQLPFRFLAAYREVLVLKSGYVPLVLEALETAIAHSVVNLRGFAADTRVVVACDVSGSMQQPVSQRSKVLLYDVGLVLGMLLQSRCGHVVTGMFGDTWKRISLPRGRTLQNVQEFYRREGEVGYSTNGHLVIKDLLQHREVVDKVMIFTDCQLWNSTGDGGTLAQAWIDYRRTVAPQARLYLFDLAGHGSAPIEVREGHGVALIAGWSDKVFDVLQALENGGSAVTEIEKIDL; the protein is encoded by the coding sequence ATGCGCTTCAATCTACCCTTCCGCAAAGCTCAGCCCGTCCTCAACCACGAAGGCGCGGTAGCCTATACGCTCACGCCCCAGCTGGAGCTCTACGCCGCCGTAGCCACGGCTGCCCTGAGCGACCAGTTCTACGAAAAGGCCGACACCCGCTTGCAGCGCTTGCGGGACCTGGTAGCTCGCAACGACCCCGAGTTTGTGGCCCGTCTGGCGGTCTATGCCCGGGAGCAGCTCTACCTGCGCACCGTGCCTCTGGTCCTGACCGTGGAGCTGGCCCGCCTACACCAGGGCGACAGCCTGGTGAGCCGCCTGGTGGCCCGGGTGGTGCAGCGCGCCGACGAAATCACCGAACTGCTGGCTTACTACGCCCGAGCCAACGAGCGGGCAGGGGTGAAAACCCTTAACCGCCTCTCCAAGCAGGTGCAGAAAGGCCTGGCCCTGAGTTTCAACCGGTTCGACGGCTACCAGCTGGCCAAGTATGACCGGGCCGGGCAGGTGCGCCTGCGCGACGCCCTGTTCCTGGTGCACCCCACGGCCCGGGACGTCGAGCAGCAAGCCTTGTTCGACCAGCTCGTGCACGGTACCCTGCCCACGCCCTACACCTGGGAAACCGAACTGTCGGCATTGGGCCAGCAGGCCTTTGCTTCGCCGCAAGAACGAGCCGCGGCATTCCGCGCCACCTGGGAAACCCTGATTAGCAGCGGCAAGCTGGGCTACATGGCCTTGCTGCGCAACCTGCGCAACATCCTCGACGCCGACGTGTCGGCTGGGGCGGTAGAGCGGGTGTGCGCTACGCTAAGCAATGAGCAGGCCGTGGCCCGGGCCAAGCAGCTGCCCTTCCGCTTCCTGGCCGCCTACCGCGAGGTGCTGGTCTTGAAGTCGGGCTACGTACCGTTGGTGCTGGAAGCCTTGGAAACGGCCATTGCCCACAGCGTGGTCAACCTGCGCGGCTTCGCGGCCGACACCCGCGTGGTAGTCGCCTGCGACGTGTCGGGCTCGATGCAGCAGCCGGTGTCCCAGCGCAGCAAAGTGCTGCTCTACGACGTGGGCTTGGTGCTGGGCATGCTCCTGCAGAGCCGCTGCGGGCACGTAGTGACCGGCATGTTCGGCGACACCTGGAAGCGCATCAGCCTGCCCCGGGGCCGGACCCTGCAAAACGTGCAGGAGTTCTACCGCCGCGAAGGTGAGGTGGGCTACAGCACCAACGGGCACCTGGTCATCAAGGACCTGTTGCAGCACCGCGAGGTGGTAGATAAGGTGATGATTTTCACCGACTGCCAGCTCTGGAACAGCACCGGCGACGGCGGCACCCTGGCCCAGGCCTGGATAGACTACCGCCGCACGGTGGCCCCCCAGGCCCGGCTCTACCTCTTCGATTTGGCCGGCCACGGCTCGGCGCCCATCGAAGTGCGCGAAGGCCACGGCGTGGCGCTAATTGCCGGCTGGTCGGATAAAGTATTCGACGTGCTGCAGGCCCTGGAAAACGGGGGCTCGGCAGTAACCGAAATTGAAAAAATAGACCTGTAG
- a CDS encoding PcfJ domain-containing protein, whose translation MSNRHKPVSRQVRDTQQALVALARHADRRKWSAGQQIEFLFSCATSKELYAQVEADSPLALRYRHWVKGRTVLEQRRTRQVLLTLADKRIALLNRPEVVPALGLIGKYYWSRQRELADWQPRTRNAYGQLESLVRHLFDGYGDVPGWVLEAWATGEMNCAGVNLAELTIHLGAGRSLRSFAGLPRTLTKKQEHEMRQAPAGCTFIEALRYGQLASRGALDWLGPVLQTEWSRTVGSDDDFWLGVVDFFAAASMVDPQHFGPVCDWIQQKRTVGIGDGPPQPGFSLKGRSMASVLLHTEQWHRLLARGPRHGGELLSTTWSPLLVSDFSSGEDQRVRITQLRTYEELVEEGRALHHCVASYLYSCQKGRCGIFSLKMDGARSITLEVLRNRTVVQARGRYNRSMLANERHWVTRWAAENQLSLSKHI comes from the coding sequence ATGTCTAACCGTCACAAACCCGTATCCCGCCAAGTCCGGGACACCCAACAAGCCCTCGTAGCCCTAGCCCGGCACGCCGACCGCCGCAAGTGGTCGGCAGGGCAACAAATAGAGTTTCTTTTTTCCTGCGCCACCTCTAAGGAGCTGTACGCCCAGGTCGAAGCCGACTCGCCGCTGGCTTTGCGCTACCGGCACTGGGTCAAGGGCCGCACCGTGCTGGAGCAGCGCCGCACCCGGCAGGTGCTGCTGACCCTGGCCGACAAGCGCATCGCCCTGCTGAACCGCCCCGAAGTGGTGCCGGCTCTGGGCCTGATCGGCAAGTACTACTGGAGCCGGCAGCGCGAGCTGGCCGACTGGCAGCCCCGCACCCGCAACGCGTACGGGCAGCTGGAAAGCCTAGTGCGTCACCTCTTCGATGGCTACGGCGACGTGCCCGGCTGGGTGCTCGAAGCCTGGGCCACCGGTGAAATGAACTGCGCCGGCGTCAACCTGGCCGAGCTGACCATTCACCTGGGTGCCGGCCGGTCGTTGCGCAGCTTTGCCGGCCTGCCCCGAACCCTGACCAAAAAGCAGGAGCACGAAATGCGGCAGGCCCCGGCCGGCTGTACCTTTATCGAAGCCCTGCGCTACGGGCAGCTGGCTTCCCGCGGCGCGCTGGACTGGCTCGGGCCGGTGCTGCAAACCGAATGGAGCCGTACCGTAGGGTCCGACGACGACTTCTGGCTCGGGGTAGTCGACTTCTTTGCCGCCGCATCCATGGTCGATCCGCAGCACTTTGGGCCGGTCTGCGACTGGATTCAGCAGAAACGCACCGTGGGTATCGGCGACGGGCCGCCCCAGCCGGGCTTTTCGCTGAAGGGCCGCAGCATGGCCAGCGTGCTGCTGCACACCGAGCAGTGGCACCGCCTGCTGGCCCGGGGCCCGCGCCACGGTGGCGAGCTGCTATCCACGACCTGGAGCCCGCTGCTGGTCAGCGACTTTAGCAGCGGCGAAGATCAGCGCGTACGCATCACCCAGCTTCGCACTTACGAGGAGTTGGTGGAAGAGGGCCGGGCCCTGCACCATTGCGTAGCCTCTTACCTGTACTCCTGTCAGAAGGGGCGCTGTGGCATCTTTTCCCTTAAAATGGACGGTGCCCGCAGCATTACCCTGGAAGTGCTCCGCAACCGCACCGTGGTGCAGGCCCGGGGCCGCTACAACCGCTCTATGCTCGCCAACGAGCGGCACTGGGTAACGCGCTGGGCCGCTGAAAATCAGCTAAGTCTCTCTAAGCACATCTGA
- a CDS encoding RNA polymerase sigma factor: MVTDNLLGLLERIRNDDYQAFELLFEAQWRDLYRYAHKVLRDAPDAEDITQELFCDLWANRGQLQVHTNAPGYLLGALRKKILTRFRDADIRARHHQLIGKEQEPGAELTFRRLVSQDTLRAIQHQAQVLPPREKEVFLLGMVDDFSVREIAERFATSEQTVRNQLNSALHKLSPFLTKLLS, encoded by the coding sequence GTGGTTACTGACAACTTACTCGGGCTGCTCGAGCGGATCCGCAACGACGACTACCAGGCTTTCGAACTGTTGTTCGAGGCGCAGTGGCGGGACCTGTACCGCTACGCCCACAAGGTATTGCGCGACGCCCCCGACGCGGAGGACATCACCCAGGAGCTGTTTTGCGACCTGTGGGCCAACCGCGGCCAGCTGCAAGTGCACACCAATGCCCCGGGCTACCTGCTGGGAGCCTTGCGCAAGAAAATTCTGACCCGCTTCCGTGACGCCGACATCCGGGCCCGGCACCACCAGCTGATTGGGAAGGAGCAGGAACCTGGAGCCGAGCTGACGTTCCGGCGCCTGGTCAGCCAGGATACGCTGCGGGCCATTCAGCACCAGGCCCAGGTGCTGCCGCCCCGGGAGAAAGAGGTGTTTTTGCTGGGCATGGTCGATGATTTTTCGGTTAGGGAAATAGCCGAGCGGTTTGCCACCTCCGAGCAGACCGTGCGCAACCAGCTCAACAGCGCCCTGCACAAGCTCTCCCCTTTCCTGACCAAGCTGCTGAGCTAA
- a CDS encoding alkaline phosphatase family protein yields the protein MIRPILLSALLLGSASSSFAQGTAKPKLLVGIMVDQMRADYLPRFADQMGNDGFKRLLREGFQCRNTHYNYVPTVTGPGHSSVYTGTTPRYHGVVGNSWYDRRLRRDVYCTDDSTVRLVGTPKGMGVSARNQVSTTLGDEMKMVSNGRSKVLALSLKDRASALPAGHMADGAFWFDMNTGDFISSTYYMPALPKWVADFNAQKKADYYRQQTWTPLRGPEAYLNSVADSNSFERIFKGKTAATFPYELGKLASQNPPPYEMVNISPFGNNLLTDLALAALANTDLGRDDVPDLLAISYSSPDPVGHTFGPLSKEENDLYLRLDLEIARLLQALDKTVGKGNYTIFLTADHGASEVPRYLAQHQAPSGAQTHATLNKGAADFLTEQLGPGQWLETERNNMYYLNRPLIASRKLELARVQNLLADYLRSQPGIAQVNTTAQLLTSSTGAFLETKLQNGLYYQRFGDVRFELEPGWTWEMGVGATHGSGYLYDSHVPLLWFGAGITPGISYEYHAITDIAPTAAMLVESKLPSACTGQPIVEVLSTGANPKKRRK from the coding sequence ATGATTCGACCTATCCTGCTTTCCGCGCTGCTCCTGGGCAGTGCCAGTTCTTCGTTTGCCCAAGGCACCGCAAAACCCAAACTACTGGTCGGCATTATGGTCGACCAGATGCGGGCCGACTACCTGCCGCGCTTTGCCGACCAGATGGGTAATGACGGCTTTAAACGGCTGTTGCGCGAGGGTTTTCAGTGCCGCAACACCCATTATAACTACGTACCGACGGTAACGGGCCCCGGCCATTCCTCGGTGTACACCGGCACGACGCCCCGCTACCACGGTGTGGTGGGCAACTCCTGGTACGACCGGCGCCTGCGCCGCGACGTGTACTGCACCGACGACTCGACGGTGCGGCTGGTAGGCACCCCCAAAGGCATGGGCGTATCGGCCCGCAACCAGGTGAGCACCACGCTGGGCGACGAAATGAAGATGGTGTCCAACGGCCGCAGCAAGGTGCTGGCCCTCTCACTGAAAGACCGGGCTTCGGCGCTGCCCGCCGGCCACATGGCCGATGGGGCGTTTTGGTTCGACATGAACACCGGCGACTTTATTTCGAGCACCTACTATATGCCGGCCCTGCCGAAATGGGTGGCGGATTTCAACGCCCAGAAAAAGGCCGACTATTACCGCCAGCAAACCTGGACGCCGCTGCGGGGGCCCGAGGCCTACCTCAACAGCGTGGCTGATTCCAATAGCTTCGAGCGGATTTTCAAGGGCAAAACGGCCGCTACTTTTCCGTATGAGCTAGGCAAGCTGGCGTCCCAGAATCCGCCACCCTACGAGATGGTCAACATCTCGCCATTCGGCAACAACCTGCTCACCGACCTGGCCCTGGCTGCCCTGGCCAATACCGACCTGGGCCGCGACGACGTGCCTGATTTGCTGGCCATCAGCTACTCCAGCCCCGACCCGGTGGGCCACACCTTCGGACCACTTTCCAAGGAAGAAAACGACCTGTACCTGCGCCTGGACCTGGAAATTGCCCGCCTGCTGCAGGCCCTGGACAAAACCGTGGGCAAGGGCAACTACACCATTTTCCTCACGGCCGACCACGGCGCCAGCGAGGTGCCCAGGTACCTGGCCCAGCACCAGGCACCCAGCGGAGCCCAAACCCACGCCACGCTCAACAAAGGCGCCGCCGACTTCCTGACCGAGCAGCTCGGGCCCGGGCAGTGGCTGGAGACCGAGCGCAACAACATGTACTACCTCAACCGGCCGCTCATTGCCAGCCGCAAGCTGGAGCTGGCTCGGGTGCAAAACCTGCTGGCCGACTACCTGCGCAGCCAGCCCGGCATTGCTCAGGTCAATACCACCGCCCAACTGCTGACCAGCAGCACTGGGGCTTTCCTGGAAACCAAGCTCCAGAACGGCCTTTACTACCAGCGCTTCGGCGACGTGCGCTTCGAGCTGGAGCCCGGCTGGACCTGGGAAATGGGCGTGGGCGCCACCCACGGCTCGGGCTACCTTTACGACAGCCACGTGCCGTTGCTCTGGTTTGGGGCCGGCATTACGCCCGGCATCAGCTACGAGTACCACGCCATTACCGACATTGCCCCCACCGCCGCCATGCTGGTCGAAAGCAAATTACCCAGCGCCTGCACCGGTCAGCCCATCGTGGAAGTGCTCAGCACAGGAGCTAATCCGAAGAAGCGGCGCAAGTAG
- a CDS encoding FecR family protein, producing the protein MKPSDSPFYHLPARLQRYLRSRLTSQRQQQREQWLDDLAAATPDDDELINREREAERRARILGGIRARTQPSARVLPLWPVLRVAAVLVPLLLAGALLWPRLRPAPSMLRYATGVGQHREVVLPDRSHVWLRPGSELTCAATFGTVRTVQLRGEAFFDVTKDPKHPFVVHTGKVTVQVLGTSFLVKAYAPLPTTMVLVRTGRVQVAHQQRILGVLRPYDQLLYNTRTQQLTRSKNEYADAMPTSRLLTFEQASLPEILLLLENNYPIHVELGRDAPTVALTGTLDPSLSADQITDVLNVLLQRHHLRITKRSASTYQVQ; encoded by the coding sequence ATGAAGCCCTCTGATTCCCCGTTCTACCACTTGCCCGCCCGCCTGCAACGCTACCTTCGGAGCCGTCTTACTTCGCAGCGGCAACAGCAGCGGGAACAATGGCTGGACGACCTGGCAGCTGCTACCCCAGACGATGACGAGCTCATCAACCGGGAGCGGGAGGCTGAGCGGCGGGCCCGGATTCTGGGGGGAATACGGGCCCGCACCCAGCCTTCGGCGCGCGTGCTACCGCTGTGGCCGGTGCTGCGGGTAGCCGCCGTACTGGTGCCGTTGCTGCTGGCCGGTGCCCTGCTCTGGCCCCGGTTGCGGCCGGCCCCATCGATGCTGCGTTACGCTACCGGCGTAGGTCAGCACCGGGAAGTAGTGCTGCCCGACCGCAGCCACGTCTGGCTCCGGCCCGGCTCGGAGTTGACCTGCGCGGCTACATTTGGCACGGTGCGCACCGTGCAGCTGCGCGGCGAGGCTTTCTTCGACGTGACCAAGGACCCTAAGCATCCTTTTGTGGTGCACACGGGAAAGGTAACGGTACAAGTACTGGGCACGTCCTTCCTGGTGAAAGCCTACGCCCCCTTGCCCACCACGATGGTCCTGGTACGCACCGGCCGGGTGCAAGTGGCTCACCAACAGCGCATCCTGGGCGTGCTCCGGCCCTACGACCAGCTTCTCTATAATACCCGTACCCAGCAGCTTACCCGTAGCAAAAACGAATACGCCGACGCCATGCCCACCAGCCGGCTGCTAACCTTCGAGCAGGCCTCTCTGCCCGAAATTCTGCTCTTGCTGGAGAATAACTACCCAATTCACGTCGAACTAGGCCGCGACGCCCCCACCGTGGCCCTGACCGGCACCCTGGACCCGAGCCTGTCGGCCGACCAGATAACGGACGTGCTCAACGTGCTCCTGCAGCGCCACCATCTGCGCATTACCAAACGCTCGGCCTCGACCTACCAGGTACAGTAA
- a CDS encoding SusC/RagA family TonB-linked outer membrane protein: MMHLHSVHAARPRGRNLLLASTVLLSAISMPHLSQAQKASSEVAYFAVQSGPLTTALQRLQREAGVNIVYEATDLKQAKVEATEFRSARVSEILRQLLRGQALNFEEKQGVIILQPSAPTSAPAPTPSRRAAREIKGKVTDASSGTSLPGVTVLVKGTTVGAVTNAEGFFNLEVPEDASTLVFSFVGYLAQEVAIGNQASIDVALAVDTKVLNDVVVIGYGSAKKGEVTSSITNVNPREFNRGVVATPDQILQGKVAGLNITRSGDPNATASVVLRGASSLRTGQAQEPFYVIDGVPAASINLVAPDDIVSIDVLKDASATAIYGARAANGVIIITTRRQKPNAAVSYSGYVGVEQVSNTIDMLSGDELRRYLEVNGKSLSPADNDEGTNTDWQKEVMRTGLSHNHTISYGGGSEKSAFNASVNYFKREGVMKTSDSERLIGKINLDQKTLKDKLQLRFTLTNSLLKQHLISDLVYRNMFTHLPTTNIQNPDGTYKENLTRTQYYNPVALLEQNSEERKINTLLGNASAQLSILPNLTNTLSLSMQNESVKGGAYQGRESPVPNSNNVTGLAAKGLARRYSVDNTRKILENFLTYNPLNNDTHDLKVLVGYSWQEDKNGDGFQTDTRGFVSDQLGYNNLSLGNPGGVTPTYDAAIAGYSLGISTLRLISVYARLNYGLLDRYFLQVSVRRDGSSAFGVNNRWGTFPAASLAWNLAGENFLAGNAKLNELKLRVGYGVTGNSLGFDPLIATQRYSSVGTFYYNGSFIKAIGPTQNPNPDLKWESTAMLNVGLDFGLFNNRLSGTVEYYDKRTSDLIWNYPVSTTQYFVNTLYANVGEISNKGLELTLNATPVQTRDFQWNLTGTLAHNVNKVEKLANEQFRLDQVYTAYPGGSGQSGISTQVVKTGYPIGQFFLPEYAGRDENGLSLFYKADGTTTGSPALADYRYQGNAQPKLLYGLSNTVSWKNLDLNFFLRGVQGNKILNATLANLNIPAQSTANNLPAFSLDEPYADNRANYYSNRYLEDGSYLRLDNVTLGYNLPLKSEYVKRARVYLSSQNLLTITKYRGIDPEMNLGGLTPGLDNNNFYPKTRSYVLGVNLDF, encoded by the coding sequence ATGATGCACCTTCACTCCGTACACGCCGCCCGCCCCCGCGGCCGCAACCTCTTGCTGGCCAGCACTGTGCTGTTGTCGGCCATCAGTATGCCGCACCTCAGCCAGGCCCAGAAAGCCAGCAGCGAAGTAGCCTACTTCGCCGTGCAATCCGGGCCGCTGACTACCGCCCTGCAGCGCCTGCAGCGCGAGGCTGGCGTCAACATCGTTTACGAGGCTACCGACCTGAAGCAGGCCAAGGTGGAAGCCACCGAGTTTCGCAGCGCCCGGGTCAGCGAGATTCTGCGCCAGCTGCTGCGGGGCCAGGCCCTGAACTTCGAGGAAAAGCAGGGCGTGATTATTCTGCAGCCCAGCGCACCAACGTCGGCCCCCGCTCCTACGCCCAGCCGCCGGGCCGCCCGGGAAATCAAGGGCAAGGTGACCGATGCCAGCAGCGGTACTTCTTTGCCCGGCGTGACGGTGCTGGTAAAAGGCACCACCGTGGGCGCGGTAACCAATGCCGAGGGCTTTTTCAACCTGGAAGTGCCCGAAGACGCCTCCACGCTGGTTTTTTCCTTCGTAGGCTATCTGGCCCAGGAAGTAGCTATTGGCAACCAGGCCAGCATCGACGTGGCCCTGGCCGTGGATACCAAAGTGCTGAATGACGTGGTGGTAATTGGTTACGGCTCGGCCAAAAAAGGCGAGGTAACCAGCTCGATTACCAACGTGAATCCAAGGGAGTTTAACCGCGGCGTGGTGGCGACTCCCGACCAGATTCTGCAGGGCAAGGTAGCCGGCCTGAACATCACCCGCAGCGGCGACCCGAACGCCACGGCCTCGGTGGTGCTGCGTGGGGCCTCGTCTTTGCGCACGGGTCAGGCCCAGGAGCCGTTCTACGTAATTGACGGGGTGCCGGCGGCCAGTATCAACCTGGTGGCGCCCGACGATATCGTGAGTATCGACGTGCTCAAGGACGCCTCGGCTACGGCCATTTACGGGGCCCGGGCCGCCAACGGGGTTATCATTATTACCACCCGCCGGCAGAAGCCCAACGCGGCCGTGAGTTATAGCGGGTACGTGGGCGTGGAGCAGGTTTCCAATACGATAGACATGCTCAGCGGGGACGAGCTGCGGCGCTATTTGGAGGTGAACGGCAAGAGTCTGAGTCCGGCCGACAACGACGAAGGCACCAACACCGACTGGCAGAAAGAGGTGATGCGCACCGGCCTCAGCCACAACCACACCATCAGCTACGGCGGGGGCTCGGAGAAGTCGGCCTTCAACGCCAGCGTCAACTACTTCAAGCGCGAGGGCGTGATGAAGACCTCCGACAGTGAGCGGCTCATCGGCAAAATCAACCTCGACCAGAAAACCCTCAAGGACAAGCTCCAGCTGCGCTTTACGCTGACCAACTCCCTGCTCAAGCAGCATTTGATTTCGGACCTGGTGTACCGCAACATGTTCACGCATTTGCCCACTACCAACATCCAAAACCCCGACGGCACCTATAAGGAAAACCTGACCCGCACCCAGTACTACAACCCGGTGGCCTTGCTGGAGCAAAACAGCGAGGAGCGCAAAATCAACACCCTGCTGGGCAACGCCAGCGCCCAGCTCAGCATTCTGCCCAACCTGACCAACACGCTCAGCCTCTCGATGCAGAATGAGTCGGTGAAGGGCGGGGCCTACCAGGGGCGGGAGTCGCCGGTGCCGAACAGCAACAACGTAACCGGCCTGGCGGCCAAGGGCCTGGCCCGGCGCTACAGCGTGGACAATACCCGCAAAATCCTGGAGAACTTCCTGACCTACAACCCGCTCAACAACGATACGCACGACCTGAAGGTGCTGGTGGGCTACTCCTGGCAGGAAGACAAAAACGGCGACGGGTTTCAGACTGATACCCGGGGCTTCGTGTCGGACCAGCTGGGCTACAACAACCTGAGCCTGGGCAACCCCGGCGGCGTGACGCCCACCTACGACGCAGCCATTGCCGGCTACAGCCTGGGCATCAGCACGCTGCGTTTGATTTCGGTCTACGCCCGCCTGAACTACGGCCTGCTGGACCGCTACTTCCTGCAAGTGTCGGTGCGGCGCGACGGGTCCTCGGCCTTCGGGGTGAACAACCGCTGGGGCACGTTTCCGGCCGCTTCCCTGGCCTGGAACCTGGCCGGAGAAAATTTCCTGGCCGGCAACGCTAAGCTCAATGAGCTCAAGCTGCGCGTGGGCTACGGCGTAACCGGCAATTCCCTGGGTTTTGACCCGCTGATTGCCACCCAGCGCTACAGCAGCGTGGGCACCTTCTACTACAACGGCTCCTTTATCAAGGCCATCGGCCCGACCCAGAACCCCAACCCGGATTTGAAGTGGGAATCGACGGCCATGCTGAATGTGGGGCTGGACTTTGGGCTGTTCAACAACCGGCTCAGCGGCACGGTGGAATACTACGACAAGCGCACCTCGGACCTGATCTGGAACTACCCGGTGTCGACCACGCAGTATTTCGTGAATACGCTCTACGCCAACGTGGGCGAAATCAGCAACAAGGGTCTGGAGCTGACCCTGAACGCCACGCCGGTACAAACCCGGGACTTTCAGTGGAACCTGACGGGCACCTTGGCCCACAACGTGAATAAGGTGGAAAAGCTGGCCAACGAGCAGTTCCGCCTCGACCAAGTATACACGGCCTACCCCGGCGGCTCGGGGCAGAGCGGCATTTCGACCCAGGTGGTGAAAACGGGCTACCCCATCGGGCAATTCTTCCTGCCCGAATACGCCGGGCGCGACGAAAACGGCCTCTCCCTTTTCTACAAGGCCGACGGCACCACCACCGGCTCCCCCGCCCTGGCCGACTACCGCTACCAGGGCAACGCCCAGCCCAAGCTGCTCTACGGCCTGAGCAACACGGTGAGCTGGAAGAACCTGGATCTGAACTTCTTTCTGCGCGGGGTGCAGGGCAACAAGATCCTGAACGCCACGCTGGCCAACCTCAACATCCCGGCCCAGTCGACGGCCAACAACCTGCCGGCTTTTTCCCTGGATGAGCCCTACGCCGACAACCGCGCCAATTATTACTCCAACCGCTACCTCGAAGACGGCTCCTACCTGCGCCTCGACAACGTGACGCTGGGATACAATCTGCCCCTGAAGAGCGAGTACGTGAAGCGGGCCCGCGTGTATCTGAGCAGCCAGAACCTGCTGACCATTACCAAATACCGCGGCATCGACCCGGAAATGAACCTGGGCGGCCTCACCCCCGGCCTCGACAACAACAACTTCTACCCCAAAACCCGCTCCTACGTGCTGGGCGTGAACCTGGACTTTTAA
- a CDS encoding RagB/SusD family nutrient uptake outer membrane protein — protein MPTNHTSRFLTLATALTALLTAAGCTDLDAPIESEYTPSNFLTTPEQFIAASGPVYSQMRGEVAKAYWNLQELSTDEAVIVARNGNYYDGARYQQLSLHTWNPQNEFVRVAWEWGFSGISTCNRTLALFQNTADGAFKTQFTAELRTMRALYYYMMMDLYGNIPLVPEFGSTEQPANASRQQVFDYIERELKESLPNLSADVSAQTYGRPTQGTAQALLAKLYLNAEVYTGQKKYTEAIAACNAIIKGRKYSLAANYMDVFAVENGPQVNEIIFAVPFDANLAQGNMMSRFALHQQMKDKFGLLFTPSNASLTWPEFFALYKEPNDTRNQQWLSGKQYLADGRTPVLIATTKKGLDSRYTGADGNDKINYHLELSDKLTFRDAPKFDVGNDELGKAQGTRNIKYYPDKSSTSRDQGNDLVLLRYADVLLMKAEALLRGGQDPDAANAKDLVNQIRSRAQVPALTTVDLNSLFEERSREMAWEGWRRTDLIRFGKWESVWGQGMKTNADLYRRIYPIPTTELTLNARLQQNPSY, from the coding sequence ATGCCTACCAACCATACTTCCCGTTTCCTGACCCTAGCCACGGCCCTGACCGCCCTGCTCACGGCCGCCGGCTGCACCGACTTGGACGCGCCCATCGAATCGGAATATACGCCCAGCAACTTCCTGACCACGCCCGAGCAGTTCATTGCCGCCTCCGGGCCGGTGTACAGCCAGATGCGCGGGGAAGTAGCCAAAGCCTACTGGAACCTGCAGGAGCTCAGCACCGACGAGGCCGTGATTGTAGCCCGCAACGGCAACTACTACGACGGGGCCCGCTACCAGCAGCTGAGTTTGCACACCTGGAACCCCCAGAACGAATTTGTGCGCGTGGCCTGGGAATGGGGCTTCAGCGGTATTAGCACCTGCAACCGCACCCTGGCCCTGTTCCAGAATACCGCCGACGGGGCCTTCAAAACCCAGTTTACGGCTGAGCTGCGCACCATGCGCGCCCTGTACTACTATATGATGATGGACCTCTACGGCAACATCCCGCTGGTGCCGGAGTTTGGCTCCACCGAGCAGCCCGCCAACGCCAGCCGCCAGCAGGTGTTCGACTACATCGAGCGGGAGCTGAAGGAGTCCCTGCCCAACCTGTCGGCCGACGTGTCGGCCCAGACCTACGGGCGGCCCACCCAGGGTACGGCCCAGGCCTTGCTGGCCAAGCTCTACTTGAACGCCGAGGTCTACACCGGGCAGAAGAAGTACACCGAGGCCATTGCGGCCTGCAACGCCATTATCAAGGGCCGGAAGTACAGCCTAGCCGCCAACTACATGGACGTGTTTGCGGTGGAAAACGGCCCCCAGGTCAACGAAATCATCTTCGCCGTGCCCTTCGACGCCAACCTGGCCCAGGGCAACATGATGTCCAGGTTTGCCCTGCACCAGCAGATGAAGGACAAGTTTGGCTTGCTCTTCACGCCCAGCAACGCCAGCCTGACCTGGCCCGAGTTTTTTGCCCTCTACAAAGAGCCCAACGACACGCGCAACCAGCAGTGGCTGTCGGGCAAGCAGTACCTGGCCGACGGCCGCACGCCGGTGCTCATTGCTACTACCAAAAAGGGCCTAGACTCGCGCTACACCGGCGCCGACGGCAACGACAAAATCAACTACCACCTGGAGCTGAGTGACAAGCTCACCTTCCGCGACGCGCCAAAGTTCGACGTGGGCAACGACGAACTGGGTAAGGCCCAGGGCACGCGCAACATCAAGTACTACCCCGACAAGTCGTCCACGTCCCGCGACCAGGGCAACGACCTGGTGCTGCTGCGCTACGCCGACGTGCTGCTGATGAAGGCCGAGGCCCTGCTGCGCGGCGGCCAGGACCCCGACGCCGCCAATGCCAAAGACCTCGTGAACCAGATCCGCAGCCGGGCCCAGGTGCCGGCCCTCACCACCGTGGACCTGAACAGCTTGTTCGAGGAGCGCAGCCGCGAAATGGCCTGGGAAGGCTGGCGTCGCACCGACCTCATCCGCTTCGGCAAGTGGGAATCGGTGTGGGGCCAGGGCATGAAAACCAATGCCGACCTCTACCGCCGCATCTACCCCATCCCCACGACTGAGCTGACCCTCAACGCCCGCCTCCAGCAGAACCCCAGCTACTAG